From a region of the Halanaerobium hydrogeniformans genome:
- the rnpA gene encoding ribonuclease P protein component, whose amino-acid sequence MESLKKNKEFKKVYNNGKSYVSRNLVLYVLETPEKDFNKYGLSVSKKVGNAVVRNKLKRRMREIIREFEKKGFKAYDIVFIARNPAVELDFQELKRDIKKLYKKAALF is encoded by the coding sequence GTGGAGAGTTTAAAAAAGAATAAGGAATTTAAAAAAGTTTATAATAATGGTAAATCATATGTGAGTAGAAATCTAGTTCTTTATGTATTGGAAACACCGGAAAAGGATTTTAATAAATACGGTTTATCTGTTTCAAAAAAAGTTGGTAATGCTGTTGTTAGAAACAAATTGAAAAGAAGAATGAGAGAAATAATTAGAGAGTTTGAAAAAAAAGGTTTTAAAGCTTATGATATAGTATTTATCGCCCGTAATCCAGCTGTTGAGCTTGATTTTCAAGAACTTAAAAGAGATATAAAAAAGTTATATAAAAAAGCTGCTTTATTTTAA
- the yidD gene encoding membrane protein insertion efficiency factor YidD gives MKKILLFFITIYQKIISPWTPKSCRFRPTCSEYSKIAIKKHGALKGVWMGLKRILRCHPFHPGGYDPVE, from the coding sequence ATGAAAAAAATATTATTGTTTTTTATTACAATCTATCAGAAGATTATTTCTCCCTGGACTCCAAAAAGCTGCCGATTCAGGCCTACATGTTCTGAATATAGCAAAATTGCAATTAAAAAACATGGGGCTTTGAAAGGAGTTTGGATGGGATTAAAGCGTATTTTACGCTGCCATCCTTTTCATCCAGGTGGATATGATCCGGTAGAATAG